In one window of Dromaius novaehollandiae isolate bDroNov1 chromosome W, bDroNov1.hap1, whole genome shotgun sequence DNA:
- the LOC112987799 gene encoding uncharacterized protein LOC112987799: MELFRLSLSCICLLPWLEVSEGQGFLIRNTRLEKCIHVSHHKTDGIGLTDCKLHSQQQQWSWDPTTGTIVSLKTKQCLSAHKTRKYALAKLEPCGDWERQAWACSKKGHLTLQSLGFHLSTKEGGHKVFVSREKDKFSRWKTLADETICAAAQTAALRPGEPTQEAVDRLIWIYETKTIDSSKTHAVDREPSMGLTDPPLTNEFNNTASPVKTKQAHLPADEDPSYSHSKKHHGNRGKSSGARLAGTNWKTAMLVLSPLAFILGLIILTLNVHYNKKKKILSALKSSPDSSSRADLREQSRLPRGPRPHTPPSRSPSLRHGEILIEWKDGTVTPLFDNANYQMD; the protein is encoded by the exons ATGGAGCTTTTCAGGTTGAGTCTGAGTTGCATTTGCCTCCTTCCTTGGCTTGAGG TATCAGAGGGGCAAGGCTTCCTCATAAGGAACACGCGGCTGGAAAAGTGCATCCATGTCTCCCACCACAAGACTGACGGCATTGGCCTGACCGACTGCAAGCTgcactcccagcagcagcagtggagcTGGGACCCCACCACCGGGACCATCGTCAGCCTTAAAACAAAGCAGTGCTTGTCGGCCCACAAGACACGCAAGTATGCGCTGGCCAAGCTAGAGCCCTGTGGGGACTGGGAACGCCAAGCGTGGGCCTGCAGCAAGAAGGGACATTTGACTTTACAAAGCCTGGGCTTCCACCTCAGCACCAAGGAAGGAGGCCACAAGGTCTTCGTCTCAAGGGAGAAGGACAAGTTCAGTAGGTGGAAGACTTTAGCGGATGAAACCATCTGTGCTGCTGCCCAGACAGCAGCTCTGAGGCCTGGTGAACCAACACAAGAAGCTGTAGACAGACTGATCTGGATATATGAAA CTAAAACCATCGATTCATCAAAGACCCATGCTGTGGACAGGGAGCCTTCCATGGGCTTGACTGACCCACCTCTGACTAACGAGTTTAACAACACAGCATCACCAGTGAAGACTAAACAGGCACACCTCCCAGCAGACGAGG ATCCGTCCTACAGTCATTCTAAAAAGCACCATGGAAATCGGGGGAAAAGCTCTGGGGCCAGGCTTGCAG GCACCAACTGGAAGACAGCTATGCTAGTCCTCAGCCCCTTGGCATTCATACTGGGATTAATAATACTGACACTGAATGTTCATTACAACAA GAAGAAGAAAATCCTGTCTGCTTTGAAGAGTTccccagacagcagcagcagagctgacttACGGGAGCAGTCCCGATTACCAAGAGGCCCCCGGCCACACACTCCACCATCTCGCTCCCCTTCCTTGAGGCACGGGGAGATCCTTATCGAGTGGAAAGACGGGACTGTCACTCCTCTTTTTGATAATGCCAATTATCAAATGGACTAG
- the LOC112987794 gene encoding myogenesis-regulating glycosidase-like, whose amino-acid sequence MENQITHRVGKRGAAQKGHVKETHLPENFTPVKQKPSKELKPMLGAIVLGLILFIAAVVAWCYYMASLRKAERLKTELMDLRPDGFVIKNQNGEVVFRLAFQSGSLDLESCSKEGEILSCTRSDRGPLNFFIQTVKPKDTVMCYRVRWEEFAAGVTVEHTMFWEDAHWYGGSEMSTQHWPIRLAGYQEPVPYVTSDVYSFRDSFGGILERYWLSSKAAAIKINDSVPFHLGFNATERTLFFQARYKDSPYKPPPGQQPFPELSYRVCVGSDVTSIHKYMVRRYFNKPSKIPSENAFRYPIWSTWALYKNDIDQDKVLDFAEKIKKYRFNCSHIEIDDMYTQAYGDFDFDPVKFPNVTEMFTKLREDGFKVTLWTHPFVHTDSSNFGVGIERQLFIKEPSGRLPAMVEWWNGIGAILDFTNPAARDWFQSHLRQLRHKYGISSFKFDAGETSYLPKQFSTFQPLSDPSIWSRHYTEMAIPFYELAEVRVGYQSQNISCFFRIIDRDSVWGYELGLKSLIPTVLTISMLGYPFVLPDMIGGNFLPNKTESAVEIPDRELYVRWLELSAFMPSMQFSIPPWLYDKQVIEIAQKFTELHESLVAPLLLELAGEITDTGDPIIRPIWWISPSDEAAHKIDSQFLIGDTLMVAPVLEMGKQERDVYLPAGKWRSYKGELFEKTPVLLTDYPVDLDEIAYFLWVS is encoded by the coding sequence ATGGAAAATCAGATTACTCACCGTGTAGGAAAAAGGGGAGCCGCTCAAAAGGGTCATGTCAAAGAAACCCATCTGCCCGAAAACTTCACGCCAGTGAAGCAGAAACCCTCCAAGGAGCTGAAGCCCATGCTCGGGGCCATCGTGCtcggcctcatcctcttcattgCTGCCGTGGTGGCCTGGTGCTACTACATGGCGTCCCTGCGGAAGGCGGAGCGGCTGAAGACGGAGCTGATGGACCTGCGGCCAGACGGGTTTGTCATCAAGAACCAGAACGGGGAGGTGGTTTTCCGTCTGGCCTTCCAGTCGGGGAGCCTCGACCTGGAGTCGTGCTCCAAGGAGGGGGAGATTTTGAGCTGCACGCGGTCGGACAGGGGGCCGCTGAACTTCTTCATCCAGACGGTGAAGCCCAAGGACACGGTGATGTGCTACCGCGTGCGCTGGGAGGAGTTTGCGGCCGGCGTGACGGTGGAGCACACCATGTTCTGGGAGGACGCCCACTGGTACGGGGGCTCGGAGATGAGCACCCAGCACTGGCCCATCCGCCTCGCGGGCTACCAGGAGCCCGTGCCCTACGTGACGAGCGACGTCTACTCCTTCCGGGACAGCTTTGGGGGCATCCTGGAGCGCTACTGGCTCTCGTCCAAAGCGGCGGCCATCAAGATCAACGACTCTGTGCCCTTCCACCTGGGCTTCAACGCCACGGAGCGCACCCTCTTCTTCCAGGCCCGCTACAAGGATTCGCCCTACAAGCCCCCGCCGGGGCAGCAGCCCTTCCCCGAGCTGAGCTACCGGGTGTGCGTGGGCTCAGACGTCACCTCCATCCACAAGTACATGGTGCGCCGGTACTTCAACAAGCCCTCCAAGATCCCCTCCGAAAATGCCTTCCGCTACCCCATCTGGTCCACCTGGGCCCTGTACAAAAACGATATCGACCAAGATAAAGTTCTGGATTTTGCAGAAAAGATTAAGAAGTACCGTTTTAACTGCAGTCACATTGAAATTGACGACATGTATACGCAAGCGTATGGGGACTTTGACTTTGACCCTGTCAAGTTCCCCAACGTGACAGAGATGTTCACAAAACTGAGGGAGGATGGGTTTAAGGTGACCCTGTGGACTCATCCCTTCGTACACACAGATTCCTCCAATTTTGGGGTGGGGATTGAGCGCCAGCTGTTCATCAAGGAGCCATCGGGGCGGCTGCCAGCCATGGTGGAGTGGTGGAACGGCATTGGGGCCATCCTGGACTTCACCAACCCGGCGGCCCGGGACTGGTTCCAGAGCCACCTGCGACAGCTCCGCCACAAGTACGGCATCTCATCCTTCAAGTTCGATGCCGGTGAGACCAGCTACCTGCCCAAGCAGTTCAGCACCTTCCAGCCACTGTCGGACCCCAGCATCTGGTCCAGGCACTACACGGAGATGGCCATCCCCTTCTACGAGCTGGCCGAGGTGCGGGTGGGCTACCAGTCCCAGAACATCTCCTGCTTCTTCCGCATCATTGACCGTGACTCCGTGTGGGGCTACGAGCTTGGCCTCAAGTCCCTCATCCCCACGGTGCTCACCATCAGCATGCTGGGTTACCCTTTCGTACTGCCGGATATGATCGGAGGAAACTTCCTGCCCAATAAAACGGAGAGTGCAGTGGAGATCCCAGACCGGGAGCTCTACGTCCGGTGGCTGGAGCTGTCGGCCTTCATGCCCTCCATGCAGTTCTCCATCCCGCCCTGGCTCTACGACAAGCAGGTGATAGAGATTGCGCAGAAGTTCACAGAGCTGCACGAGTCGCTGgtggccccgctgctgctggagctggccGGGGAAATCACGGACACGGGCGACCCCATCATCCGGCCCATCTGGTGGATCTCTCCCAGCGACGAGGCTGCTCACAAAATTGACTCCCAGTTCCTCATTGGGGACACCCTCATGGTGGCCCCCGTGCTGGAGATGGGCAAGCAGGAGCGTGACGTCTACCTGCCGGCGGGCAAATGGCGCAGCTACAAGGGGGAGCTGTTTGAGAAGACCCCGGTGCTGCTCACAGACTATCCCGTTGACCTGGACGAAATTGCCTATTTCCTCTGGGTTTCGTAA
- the LOC112987800 gene encoding bis(5'-nucleosyl)-tetraphosphatase [asymmetrical]: protein MAVRACGLIIYRRLQSAPPSKVTDNIEYLLLQTSYGTHHWTPPKGHVDPGEDDLQTALRETREEAGLRASQLTLVEGYKRELHYPVNGKPKTVIYWLAEMKDYNTEIKLSEEHQAFRWLKLEDACKFAEFEDMQATLKDVHQFLCSRK from the exons ATGGCTGTGAGAGCATGTGGCTTGATAATCTACAGGAGGCTGCAGTCAGCACCTCCTTCTAAGGTCACTGACAATATTGAATACCTCCTTCTTCAGACGTCCTATGGGACCCATCACTGGACCCCGCCCAAAG GCCATGTGGATCCAGGAGAGGATGACCTTCAAACAGCCTTGCGGGAAACGCGGGAGGAGGCTGGCCTCCGGGCCAGTCAGCTCACCCTCGTAGAGGGGTATAAGAGAGAACTGCACTACCCTGTCAATGGCAAACCCAAGACCGTCATTTACTGGCTGGCAGAAATGAAGGACTATAACACAGAAATCAAGCTTTCGGAGGAGCATCAGGCTTTCCGGTGGCTGAAGCTGGAGGATGCCTGCAAATTTGCAGAATTTGAGGATATGCAAGCAACTCTGAAAGATGTACATCAGTTTCTTTGCTCCAGAAAGTAA